The Saprospiraceae bacterium genome includes a window with the following:
- a CDS encoding HipA domain-containing protein has protein sequence MNQLVYELNGLTEDEIRIVEEGELILNSFLIMKYVDVKNISGFIPKLKLLKRIHFQVVDIPVTGDAPKDIIKAYFYKKGELRASKSHTYIAKVGHKHYPIESITEYLLNNLGNYFGMEMAESEIAAIAYPHNTQIRFFSKYFLKQGELLVHGADIYAAYYNDDTIISQIEAQKMEKDLITVQEAIKAILYSFPNNPEILDAYCKLLLFDALIGNNDRHFYNWGCIKSISTN, from the coding sequence TTGAACCAATTGGTATATGAGTTAAATGGCTTGACGGAGGATGAGATTAGGATTGTGGAGGAAGGAGAATTAATATTAAATTCATTTTTAATTATGAAATATGTAGATGTTAAAAATATAAGTGGATTTATTCCGAAATTAAAGCTACTTAAGAGAATTCATTTCCAAGTGGTTGATATACCTGTTACGGGTGATGCTCCAAAAGATATCATCAAAGCCTACTTTTATAAAAAAGGTGAATTAAGAGCATCAAAGTCACATACATATATTGCTAAAGTGGGTCACAAGCATTATCCCATTGAATCAATTACTGAATATTTGCTCAATAACCTTGGTAATTATTTCGGAATGGAGATGGCAGAATCAGAAATAGCAGCGATTGCTTATCCGCATAACACGCAAATTAGATTTTTCAGCAAATATTTCCTTAAGCAGGGAGAATTACTAGTTCATGGTGCAGATATTTATGCAGCTTACTATAATGATGATACCATAATAAGTCAGATAGAAGCACAGAAAATGGAAAAGGATTTAATAACAGTACAGGAGGCGATAAAAGCCATTTTATACTCTTTTCCGAATAATCCTGAAATATTAGACGCTTATTGCAAGTTATTATTATTTGATGCGTTAATTGGTAATAATGACAGGCACTTCTATAATTGGGGATGTATAAAATCCATTTCAACAAATTGA
- a CDS encoding trypsin-like peptidase domain-containing protein, which yields MKHLIIIFLLCLANLLYSQRQIADVFLQNTVLLKYKSGGNASGVIIIDTMELILVTAKHCLINENNIVIDTSMTLIYYPGTSLTSKPDSLSINLSSLNKSGKVIVHHSHDIAIIKLASIISKNKDKVYLMYYDGVVKHNVNPPSPITFANIFDINQTKLGDECMVIGFPSSLRNQSSNEKFDFNRPLLRKGIIAGIDPDKGTIVIDAPVYQGNSGGPVIQVPSVAGERVGLIGIVSGTVIHEIKNYDQYFRTITSINLTNSGYSIIIPIDYAKELIKFSRKK from the coding sequence ATGAAACATTTAATAATTATTTTTCTTTTGTGTTTAGCAAATTTATTATATTCTCAAAGGCAAATTGCTGACGTATTTTTACAAAACACAGTATTATTGAAGTATAAGAGTGGAGGCAATGCTTCTGGTGTTATAATTATTGACACAATGGAATTGATATTAGTCACTGCCAAACATTGTCTTATAAATGAAAATAATATTGTCATCGATACCAGTATGACTTTAATATATTACCCTGGTACTAGTTTGACTTCAAAGCCTGATTCTCTTAGTATAAATTTATCAAGTTTGAATAAATCAGGAAAAGTAATAGTTCATCATTCTCATGATATTGCCATTATCAAACTTGCATCGATAATATCTAAAAATAAAGATAAAGTTTATCTTATGTATTACGATGGTGTTGTAAAGCATAATGTAAATCCTCCATCACCAATAACTTTTGCCAATATATTTGATATTAATCAAACAAAATTAGGTGATGAATGTATGGTAATTGGATTTCCGTCTTCATTAAGAAATCAAAGTTCCAATGAGAAGTTCGATTTTAATAGACCTTTACTAAGAAAGGGCATAATAGCGGGAATAGATCCTGACAAAGGTACCATTGTTATAGATGCCCCTGTTTATCAAGGCAATAGTGGGGGTCCAGTAATTCAAGTGCCATCGGTCGCTGGAGAAAGAGTTGGGTTAATTGGTATTGTTTCGGGAACGGTAATACATGAGATTAAAAACTATGATCAATATTTTAGGACAATTACCTCAATAAATCTTACGAATTCAGGTTATTCTATCATAATTCCAATTGATTACGCCAAGGAGTTAATCAAATTTTCTAGAAAAAAATGA
- a CDS encoding CHAP domain-containing protein — translation MMHGYSGALFNMVQGGNPATGFVSGFASSVTASSVQSLGGGKIATLIGGTLSGGVGTAVVGGDFYQGATFGLISTSLNHLAEHVSKGVIAIRKKIVEIAKSYVGSEDWAVKAEKDQFGSNTNKCNKFVYDVHMEAGVDDGQPNLMNPTGTLIPFVDDVFGPVLAGQWADPSYEIPGWKVVSYPKPGDVIAIPMPGGDGYSGHVGIVTGARAYRNTISANAKVVVQNNWGFRTGDKAVYRRYVGP, via the coding sequence ATGATGCATGGATATTCAGGGGCATTATTTAATATGGTGCAAGGTGGCAACCCTGCTACTGGCTTCGTTTCTGGGTTTGCCAGCTCAGTGACGGCATCAAGTGTCCAGAGTCTGGGAGGTGGTAAGATTGCTACACTCATTGGCGGTACATTATCGGGTGGTGTGGGAACAGCGGTGGTAGGAGGTGATTTCTATCAAGGGGCTACTTTTGGGTTGATATCTACTAGCTTGAATCATTTGGCAGAACATGTTTCTAAAGGGGTTATTGCAATAAGAAAGAAAATTGTAGAAATAGCAAAATCCTATGTAGGTTCTGAAGATTGGGCTGTTAAGGCTGAAAAAGATCAATTTGGAAGCAACACTAACAAGTGTAATAAATTTGTTTATGATGTCCATATGGAAGCAGGAGTTGATGACGGTCAACCAAACTTGATGAATCCAACGGGTACTCTCATTCCATTTGTAGATGATGTATTTGGTCCAGTTTTAGCTGGACAATGGGCAGACCCTAGTTATGAAATTCCAGGTTGGAAGGTTGTTAGTTATCCTAAGCCAGGTGATGTAATCGCTATTCCAATGCCAGGTGGGGATGGTTATTCAGGTCATGTGGGGATTGTTACAGGGGCAAGGGCTTATCGTAATACAATTAGTGCAAATGCGAAAGTAGTTGTCCAAAATAATTGGGGATTTCGTACTGGTGATAAAGCTGTTTATAGACGATATGTTGGACCTTAA
- a CDS encoding homogentisate 1,2-dioxygenase, which translates to MHYHSMGQIPHKRHIQYRKPDGSLYHEQLFSTEGFSDMYSILYHNHPPTMITQVGEPIDVKPVTIHDKQLKHRSLKGFDISPEEDYLDSRKPVLVNSDCRIILSAPMSGTMDYFYKNADADECIFVHEGTGVLKTMYGDIRFEYGDYLVIPRGTIYQLEFDTSANRLFIVESTSPIITPKRYRNAFGQLAEHAPYCERDIRKPGVLVTYDEKGDYLLYIKKQDNLYPYHYKAHPFDVVGWDGYLYPYAFSIHNFEPITGRVHQPPPVHQTFETRSFVICSFVPRMYDYHPLAIPAPYNHSNIDSDEVLYYVDGDFMSRKHVERGQITLHPGGIPHGPHPGTVEKSIGQKETKELAVMVDTFRPLLMTNHAVNIEDEDYALSWM; encoded by the coding sequence ATGCATTACCACTCCATGGGACAGATACCTCACAAGAGGCATATTCAATACAGAAAGCCTGATGGCTCACTTTACCATGAGCAATTGTTTTCTACGGAAGGGTTTAGTGATATGTACTCGATTTTGTATCATAATCATCCGCCAACGATGATCACTCAGGTGGGTGAACCCATCGACGTGAAGCCCGTGACCATCCATGACAAACAGCTCAAGCACCGCAGTTTGAAAGGATTTGATATCTCACCCGAAGAAGATTATTTAGACAGCAGAAAACCTGTATTAGTCAATAGTGATTGCCGGATAATTTTATCTGCTCCTATGTCCGGAACGATGGATTATTTTTATAAAAATGCAGATGCCGATGAATGTATATTTGTACATGAAGGTACCGGTGTACTCAAAACCATGTATGGAGATATCAGGTTTGAATATGGTGATTATCTGGTGATTCCGAGGGGAACCATTTACCAGCTGGAATTTGATACATCGGCCAACAGGTTATTTATCGTAGAGTCAACATCACCTATCATCACACCAAAAAGATACAGGAATGCGTTTGGTCAACTTGCCGAGCATGCTCCCTATTGTGAAAGAGATATCCGAAAGCCCGGTGTACTCGTCACTTACGATGAGAAAGGAGATTACCTTCTTTATATCAAAAAACAAGACAACCTCTACCCTTACCATTATAAAGCCCATCCCTTTGACGTCGTCGGTTGGGATGGGTATTTATATCCTTATGCATTTTCGATTCACAATTTTGAGCCTATAACCGGTAGGGTACATCAACCGCCTCCGGTGCATCAGACATTTGAGACCAGGAGTTTTGTGATCTGTTCATTTGTCCCCAGGATGTATGATTATCACCCATTGGCGATTCCCGCACCTTACAATCACAGCAATATTGATAGTGACGAGGTGTTGTATTACGTGGATGGTGACTTCATGAGTCGCAAACATGTGGAAAGAGGGCAAATCACCCTGCATCCCGGAGGCATACCACACGGACCTCATCCCGGTACAGTGGAAAAAAGCATTGGCCAAAAGGAAACCAAAGAGCTTGCCGTCATGGTAGATACTTTCAGGCCACTCCTCATGACCAATCATGCTGTAAACATCGAAGATGAAGATTATGCATTGAGCTGGATGTAA